In Gopherus evgoodei ecotype Sinaloan lineage chromosome 10, rGopEvg1_v1.p, whole genome shotgun sequence, a single window of DNA contains:
- the LOC115658759 gene encoding small EDRK-rich factor 2-like: MTRGNQRELARQKNMKKQTDSGKGKRRDDGLSAAARKQRDSEIMQQKQKKAIEKKDNQNKCGEPCLALPGVNRLWTLGHGPSLLVPMQRPALRDTDLDATIICIIKHSGP, from the exons ATGACCC GCGGTAACCAGCGTGAACTGGCCCGTCAGAAGAACATGAAGAAGCAGACTGACTCGGGCAAGGGAAAGCGGCGTGATGACGGCCTGTCGGCTGCTGCCCGCAAGCAGAG AGACTCTGAGATAATGCAGCAGAAGCAGAAAAAGGCCATTGAGAAGAAGGACAACCAAAATAAGTGTGGGGAACCTTG TCTGGCTCTGCCTGGTGTAAATAGACTGTGGACTCTGGGGCACGGCCCATCTCTCCTGGTGCCTATGCAGCGCCCTGCCCTGCGGGACACCGATCTGGATGCTACCATAATATGCATAATAAAGCACAGCGGCCCTTAG
- the LOC115659071 gene encoding small EDRK-rich factor 2 isoform X1 → MGPCLVQGAASQSSAGVVAGGNQRELARQKNMKKQTDSGKGKRRDDGLSAAARKQRDSEIMQQKQKKAIEKKEQPK, encoded by the exons ATGGGGCCTTGTCTCGTCCAGGGTGCAGCGAGTCAGTCTTCTGCTGGTGTCGTTGCAGGCGGTAACCAGCGTGAACTGGCCCGTCAGAAGAACATGAAGAAGCAGACTGACTCGGGCAAGGGAAAGCGGCGTGATGACGGCCTGTCGGCTGCTGCCCGCAAGCAGAG AGACTCTGAGATAATGCAGCAGAAGCAGAAAAAGGCCATTGAGAAGAAGGAACAACCAAAATAA
- the LOC115658760 gene encoding peptidyl-prolyl cis-trans isomerase FKBP8-like: protein MGSEKDRFLRKLLVREGQGEASGPQPGQEVTVKLLGVLEDGSLVEKDPKLTFILEQGDVIQALELGVQSMQLGEVSFLLTSFLYAYGHLGRDPDIPSDASLLYELTLLQIRDSPDLGLLPPSARISLSKQKRERGNFHFEREEYQRAMRSYQLALGILDAPGAVPPGPEEKEELQEHRVKCLNNCAAAQLKLQLFEEVLASCNAVLHIDPDNVKALYRKGKLLSEQGEDQAAMNILKRALQLEPTTKAIHAELSKLAKRQKGPPERPAPTGVDDLVQPAAYQSTWVIPWKLLFGAVAVALGNTVTSILLTTRS, encoded by the exons ATGGGGAGTGAGA aggacagattcctgaggaagttgctggtgagagAAGGCCAAGGAGAGGCCAGCGGACCCCAGCCAGGCCAGGAGGTGACTGTGAAGCTGCTGGGAGTCTTGGAGGATGGCAGCCTGGTGGAGAAGGACCCAAAGCTGACTTTCATCCTGGAGCAGGGGGACGTCATACAG GCTCTGGAGCTCGGTGTCCAGTCCATGCAGCTAGGAGAGGTGTCCTTCCTGCTCACCAGCTTCCTGTATGCTTACGGTCACCTAGGCAG GGACCCTGATATCCCATCAGATGCCTCATTACTGTATGAGTTGACCCTGCTGCAGATCCGGGACAGCCCCGATCTGGGGCTCCTGCCACCCTCTGCGCGAATCAGCCTCAGCAAGCAGAAGAGGGAGCGAGGGAACTTCCACTTTGAACGGGAGGAGTACCAGCGGGCCATGCGATCCTACCAGCTGGCCCTGGGCATCCTGGACGCACCTGGTGCAG TCCCTCCAGGCCCCGAGGAGAAAGAGGAGCTGCAAGAGCATCGAGTGAAATGTCTTAATAACTGTGCGGCTGCCCAGCTGAAGCTGCAGCTGTTTGAGGAGGTGCTGGCATCATGCAATGCAGTGCTGCACATCGACCCCGACAACGTGAAGGCTCTCTACAGGAAAGGCAAG CTGCTGTCAGAACAAGGTGAGGACCAGGCAGCCATGAATATCCTAAAGAGAGCCCTCCAGCTAGAGCCCACCACAAAG GCAATCCACGCTGAGCTCTCAAAGCTAGCGAAGCGTCAGAAAGGGCCACCGGAacgccctgcccccacaggtGTGGACGACCTGGTGCAGCCAGCAGCGTACCAGAGCACATGG GTCATCCCCTGGAAGCTGCTTTTTGGTGCTGTGGCTGTGGCTCTCGGCAACACGGTGACCTCCATCTTACTGACAACACGGAGCTGA
- the LOC115659071 gene encoding small EDRK-rich factor 2 isoform X2, producing MTRGNQRELARQKNMKKQTDSGKGKRRDDGLSAAARKQRDSEIMQQKQKKAIEKKEQPK from the exons ATGACCC GCGGTAACCAGCGTGAACTGGCCCGTCAGAAGAACATGAAGAAGCAGACTGACTCGGGCAAGGGAAAGCGGCGTGATGACGGCCTGTCGGCTGCTGCCCGCAAGCAGAG AGACTCTGAGATAATGCAGCAGAAGCAGAAAAAGGCCATTGAGAAGAAGGAACAACCAAAATAA